The genomic interval TCGCACCCTGGCCCGCGAAGCGGCGGAGAAAGGCATGGTGCTGCTGAAGAACGCCAGCCACACCCTGCCCTTCCAGCGTTCGTCCATCCGGCAACTCGCCGTGATCGGGCCGAACGCCGACGCAGTCCATTACGGTTCCTATTCCGCACCCAACGCCGGCGTGGCGATTGTGGACGGCTTGCGGGCCTACGGTCAGGGCCAGTTCGAAGTGCGTTACGCGGAAGGCTTCAAGATTTACGAGAATGACAAAACCATTTCCGCCGCAGACAAAACGCCCCAGGCCGAAGAACGCCGCATCGCTGAAGCGGTGGCTGCCGCGCAGCAGAGCGATGCCGTGCTGCTCGTTCTGGGCGGCAACGAAAATACCTGCCACGAGTCCTGGCATCCCGACCACTATGGCGACCGCAATGATTTGACGCTGCTGGGACGGCAAAACGATCTGGCCCGTGCCGTTCTGGCGTTGGGCAAGCCCACCGCCGTATTGCTCATCAACGGACGCCCGCTCGCCATCAACGAGCTGGCGACCAACGCGCCGGCCATTCTCGAAGGCTGGTATCTCGGCCAGGAACAGGGCACGGCCGTGGCGCGCGTATTGTTTGGTGACGTGAATCCGTCCGGCAAACTCACCGTCACTTTTCCGCGCAGCGTCGGCGACCTGCCGGTTTACTACAATCACAAACCGCTCGTGCATGAACACCCGTATGTTTCCGGTCCGTATTCGCCGCTCTACCCCTTCGGTCACGGCTTGAGCTACACGACGTTTCACTATGACAACCTCCAAGTCTCACCCTCGTCGGCCAAGGTCGGCGATCCGGTTCACGTCTCCGTGGACGTCAAAAATACCGGCGACCGCACCGGCGATGAAGTGGTGCAACTCTACATTCGCGACCTGGTCAGCTCCGTCAGCCGGCCGGTGCAAGAACTCAAAGATTTCCGACGCATCACGCTCGCCGCTGGCGAAACCCAGACCGTTTCGTTCACGGTCACTCCGGAAAAGCTCCAGTTCTACAACATCGAAATGAAACGCGTCGTTGAACCCGGCGAATTTCAAGTCATGGTGGGCACCAGTTCCGCCGACTATCTGTCCGCAAAATTTAACCTCTCGGAGTAATGCCTATAAAAATTATGAAAACACCGCATCCTCAAACCGTTCTTAAAAATGCCGGACGCCTGGTTGCTGCCGTGACCCTCCTGTCACTGCAAAGCGCGGTGGCCGCGATTGGTGACTTCGAAGCGAACACCGACGTCGGCAATCCCGCCAAGACCGGTTCCGCCGCTTACGATGCCACGAACGATACCTACACCGTCTTCGGTGGCGGCAAGAACATCTGGTTCGACAAGGACGAATTCCATTATGTTTGGCGTAAGATCAAAGGTGATTTCATTCTCCAAACCCGCGCCCATCTCGTGGGCCAGGGCGTGGAGCCGCACCGCAAACTTGGCTTGATGGTGCGCTCCAGCCTCGACACCAGTTCGCCCGAGGTCAATGCCGTGGTGCATGGCGACGGCCTGACCTCGCTACAGTTCCGCCGCGACACCGGCGCGAAGACGGAGGAGATGAAATCCACGCTGACGGCGGCGGATGTGATCCAGCTTGAACGGCGCGGCGACAAATACACCATGTCGGTCGCGCGCTTCGGCGAACCGTTCATCACTTCCGAAGTGACCAATCTGGACCTCGGCGACGAGGTCTACGTCGGGCTGTTCGTTTGCGCGCATAACACCACCGTGATCGAGCAGGCGGTTTTTCAAGACGTGCGGCTGACGATTCCCGCGCCAAAAAATTTCGTTCCCTATCGTGATTACCTCGGCAGCCGGCTGGAAACCATGGACGTGGATACCGGCAAGCGCACCATTCTCTACTCCACGGATGCGGGCATTGAAGCCCCAAACTGGACGCCCGACGGCGCGACGTTGATCTACAATTCCCGTGGCCGGCTGTTCAATTTTCCGCTGGCCACCCAGCAGCCGGTGCCGCTCGACACTGGATTCGCCACCCACTGCAACAACGACCATGTGCTTTCCTTCGACGGAAAAACTTTGGGCATCAGCCATTCGCCGAAAGAGACTGGGGCCAAATCCGTCGTTTACACGCTGCCGGTGACGGGCGGGAAACCGAAACAAATCACGGAGAAGTCGCCGTCGTATCTGCACGGCTTTTCGCCGGACGGAAAGTTCCTCATTTACACCGGCCAGCGCGACGGCGATTTCGACATCTACCGGATTCCCGTCACCGGTGGCGAAGAGACGCGCCTGACCACGGCCAAAGGTTTGGACGACGGCTCGGAATACAGCCCCGACGGAAAATGCATCTATTTTAATTCGGCGCGCACCGGCACGATGCAACTTTGGCGCATGTTGGCCGACGGCTCGCAGCAGGAGCCATTGACGCACGGTGAATTCAATGACTGGTTCCCGCACGTTTCGCCGGACGGCAAGCGTATCGTGTTCATTTCGTTCTCAAAGGAAGTTCCGGCGGAGCAGCACCCGTATTACCAGCACGTTTATCTGCGCGAGATGCCCGCGAGCGGCGGCGAACCCAAGGTGATCGCTTACCTCTACGGCGGACAAGGCACCATCAACGTGCCCTCCTGGAGTCCCGACAGCAAACGCGTGGCTTTCGTTAGTCACACGGGCAAAGCCGGCGGATCAATTCCAACTTCCACCCCATGAAATCTCCAAACCCGTCAGCGCTCAGAAACCGATTTACCGTCAAGAGCACCCTGTTGCTGGGTTTGCTTTGTGTCGCTGCGGGCACACGCGCATGGGCAGCCCAACCGGCGACGAACACCGTCAGTCTGGACGCGCGCATTGACGGTCTGTTGTCACAAATGTCCACGCAGGAGAAAATTGAGCAGCTGTATTACAACACTGACGGCAACGCGCGGCTAGGCATTCCGCAATTCACCGGCAGCGATGGCCCGCACGGCATCGGCAACAAGGCCAAAGGTTGGTCGAGCTTTCCCGTCACGCTCGCCATGGCGGCCACGTGGGATCCGGATTTAATTCAGCGCGTGGGCCAAGCCATTGCCTTGGAGCAAGCCTCGCGCGGGCGTCATCGTATTGCGGGTCCAACGCTCGATCTGTTGAGCGATCCGCGCAATGGCCGCGCCCCGGAAACCATCGGCGAAGATCCCTTCCTGGGCGGCCGGATCACGGAAGGTTTTCTCCACGGCATGAATGAAACCGCCGTGTTCGCGAC from Verrucomicrobiia bacterium carries:
- a CDS encoding biopolymer transporter TolR, coding for MKTPHPQTVLKNAGRLVAAVTLLSLQSAVAAIGDFEANTDVGNPAKTGSAAYDATNDTYTVFGGGKNIWFDKDEFHYVWRKIKGDFILQTRAHLVGQGVEPHRKLGLMVRSSLDTSSPEVNAVVHGDGLTSLQFRRDTGAKTEEMKSTLTAADVIQLERRGDKYTMSVARFGEPFITSEVTNLDLGDEVYVGLFVCAHNTTVIEQAVFQDVRLTIPAPKNFVPYRDYLGSRLETMDVDTGKRTILYSTDAGIEAPNWTPDGATLIYNSRGRLFNFPLATQQPVPLDTGFATHCNNDHVLSFDGKTLGISHSPKETGAKSVVYTLPVTGGKPKQITEKSPSYLHGFSPDGKFLIYTGQRDGDFDIYRIPVTGGEETRLTTAKGLDDGSEYSPDGKCIYFNSARTGTMQLWRMLADGSQQEPLTHGEFNDWFPHVSPDGKRIVFISFSKEVPAEQHPYYQHVYLREMPASGGEPKVIAYLYGGQGTINVPSWSPDSKRVAFVSHTGKAGGSIPTSTP